The Alteromonas stellipolaris genome includes a region encoding these proteins:
- a CDS encoding pyridoxamine 5'-phosphate oxidase family protein, whose amino-acid sequence MNSINTSAFHTEEYRIQQRLGVAEGIGEQTKGFIRPFMPEQHRAFFCSSPFMVAGVVDSHGHPWAIPFWGEHTNVDDHHYIESPSPTQLSLALSDNVGWLINDAAQLDVNTGSKIALLGLQLSTRRRNRLNGLILHNRGGVIRVQVEQSYGNCPQYIHPRDTLPRDVAPALPASSITNSNVKGQYAQSNGLTKKDALLVAQADTFYIASRHSKFTADPRHGLDVSHRGGKNGFIKVDGDTLLFPDFSGNKFFNTLGNIESDGRVGLCFVDDNNGDILLVNGKASILWSHPKLAAFTGAERFVQVVIQNVTRVFAIYPFKHPIIERSIHTEHTGAW is encoded by the coding sequence ATGAACAGTATCAATACAAGTGCCTTTCACACTGAGGAATATCGCATTCAGCAACGTTTAGGCGTTGCTGAGGGTATCGGTGAACAGACGAAAGGCTTTATTCGCCCCTTTATGCCAGAACAGCACCGTGCGTTTTTTTGCAGTAGCCCGTTTATGGTGGCTGGTGTAGTAGATAGTCATGGTCATCCTTGGGCGATACCATTTTGGGGCGAACATACTAATGTTGACGATCATCACTATATTGAGTCGCCATCGCCCACTCAGCTTTCTTTGGCCTTAAGCGACAATGTAGGCTGGTTAATCAATGATGCCGCACAGTTAGATGTGAATACTGGCAGTAAAATTGCGCTGCTTGGGTTACAGCTAAGTACCCGCCGCCGTAATAGGCTTAACGGACTAATACTTCATAATCGGGGCGGTGTTATACGAGTGCAAGTAGAACAAAGTTATGGAAACTGTCCTCAGTATATACATCCCCGAGATACCTTGCCCCGTGATGTTGCGCCCGCACTGCCTGCCAGCTCAATCACAAATTCAAACGTTAAGGGTCAGTATGCCCAATCTAACGGGTTAACGAAGAAAGATGCTTTGCTAGTAGCTCAGGCTGACACATTTTATATTGCTTCGCGGCATAGTAAATTTACCGCCGATCCCCGCCATGGACTAGATGTATCGCATCGAGGCGGAAAGAATGGTTTTATCAAAGTAGACGGAGATACCCTGTTATTTCCCGACTTTAGCGGAAATAAGTTTTTTAATACCCTCGGCAACATCGAATCAGATGGGCGGGTTGGCTTATGCTTTGTTGATGATAACAATGGAGATATCTTGCTCGTCAATGGCAAAGCATCCATTTTGTGGTCTCACCCTAAACTAGCAGCTTTTACTGGCGCAGAGCGATTTGTACAAGTAGTAATTCAGAACGTTACCCGAGTGTTCGCTATTTACCCTTTCAAGCACCCTATCATTGAGCGGTCAATTCACACAGAGCATACCGGCGCGTGGTGA
- a CDS encoding glutathione S-transferase family protein: protein MTSLSANALSNTQKNNAIIHYRNPKSGHCHKVELFMSLLGISYHNHNLDMVNGAHKSAEFITKNPFGQVPVIVDGEHTVSDSNAIIVYLADTYGSDYPWMGTTAIEKANVQRWLSVAAGELAKGPAALRLEYVFGANIDVPTALATTETLLQVMEDTLSGPTSRIESSTKAYLATERLTLADIAMYSYIAHAPEGGVSLHPYPAIQSWINRIESLDNFIPMANSATADYRL, encoded by the coding sequence ATGACTTCATTATCTGCAAATGCGCTTAGCAACACACAAAAAAATAACGCGATTATTCACTATAGAAACCCGAAATCTGGCCACTGTCACAAGGTAGAGTTGTTTATGTCTCTGCTCGGTATTAGTTACCATAATCATAATCTTGATATGGTAAACGGCGCGCATAAATCTGCCGAATTTATTACTAAGAACCCTTTTGGACAGGTGCCAGTGATTGTTGATGGTGAACACACCGTTTCAGACTCCAATGCCATTATTGTTTATTTAGCAGATACTTACGGCAGTGATTACCCTTGGATGGGTACGACAGCAATTGAAAAAGCCAATGTTCAACGCTGGCTTTCGGTAGCTGCCGGCGAGCTCGCCAAAGGCCCTGCAGCGCTTCGTCTTGAATATGTATTTGGTGCCAATATCGACGTACCCACCGCACTAGCAACCACTGAAACCTTGCTACAAGTGATGGAGGATACCCTATCCGGCCCCACATCACGCATCGAATCAAGCACCAAAGCATACTTGGCTACCGAGAGGCTGACTCTTGCTGATATCGCCATGTACAGCTACATTGCCCACGCGCCTGAAGGTGGGGTTTCATTGCACCCTTACCCCGCCATTCAATCTTGGATAAACCGTATTGAATCGCTGGATAATTTTATCCCTATGGCAAATTCCGCTACAGCGGATTACAGACTTTAA